From Humisphaera borealis, the proteins below share one genomic window:
- a CDS encoding phosphate ABC transporter ATP-binding protein: protein MPELTILPEKPCEPTCPKPQGPPVLEVRNLNVIAGKRHLLRNVNLDIAPRQVFGLIGPSGAGKSTLLKCLNRLIELTPNLRVNGDVRFEGRSIYDQNPDDLRAKIGILFQQPVIFPTSIYRNVLFGVRHLGVTPRSQWPETVEHALREAAIWDEVKDRLKEPAARLSVGQQQRMCLARTLASNPQVILMDEPTSALDPKSTQAIEELILGLKVRHTIVLVTHNIPQARRVADWLACLCVNDDAGEVIETACCDTLLDSPQCRAAVEYLKHGD from the coding sequence ATGCCTGAATTGACAATCCTTCCGGAAAAGCCGTGCGAGCCGACGTGCCCGAAACCGCAGGGTCCGCCGGTGCTGGAGGTGCGTAATCTGAACGTGATCGCAGGCAAGCGGCATCTGCTGCGCAACGTGAACCTCGACATCGCGCCTAGGCAGGTCTTCGGTCTGATCGGCCCGAGCGGTGCCGGCAAGAGCACACTGTTGAAATGCCTGAACCGCCTGATCGAATTGACGCCCAATCTTCGCGTCAACGGCGACGTGCGATTCGAGGGGCGATCGATCTACGACCAGAACCCCGACGACCTGCGGGCGAAGATCGGCATTCTCTTCCAGCAGCCGGTCATCTTCCCGACGAGCATTTATCGCAACGTCCTGTTCGGCGTTCGGCACCTGGGAGTCACGCCACGATCGCAGTGGCCGGAAACGGTGGAACACGCCCTGCGCGAGGCGGCAATCTGGGACGAAGTGAAGGACCGATTGAAAGAGCCGGCCGCAAGATTGTCCGTCGGCCAGCAGCAGCGGATGTGCCTGGCCCGCACGCTCGCAAGCAACCCGCAGGTCATCCTGATGGACGAGCCGACCAGCGCGCTGGACCCGAAATCGACGCAGGCGATCGAAGAACTGATCCTGGGCCTGAAGGTCAGGCACACGATCGTGCTGGTGACGCACAACATCCCCCAGGCACGACGTGTTGCCGACTGGCTGGCGTGCCTGTGTGTGAACGACGACGCCGGCGAGGTCATCGAAACCGCATGCTGCGACACGCTGCTGGACAGCCCGCAGTGCCGGGCGGCGGTGGAGTATCTGAAGCACGGGGACTGA
- a CDS encoding amidohydrolase family protein codes for MSSANLCRRDFLRAAVATCVTASLTSAAVSSSPVIDTHTHFYDPSRPQGVPWPSKNDPLLYRTVLPAEFKKIAVPLGITGTVVVEASPWVEDNQFVLDLAKDEPFIVGLCGNLTPGEADFAQHLARFSKNPLFRGIRIAGADWVKRVADDRFIDDLKRMLDADLQLDVNTGTANLPATAKLADRLPALRMVLNHCANTPIDGQAVKPDWLAGMKALGGRRNVFAKVSGVVEGTAKRNGDAPADVAFYKPVLDVLWEQFGEDRLIFGSNWPVSARFAPLDRVVGIVRGYFEPRGPAVLAKVLGGNAATAYKCVKR; via the coding sequence ATGTCCAGTGCTAACCTTTGCCGTCGCGATTTTCTCCGGGCAGCGGTCGCCACTTGCGTCACCGCGAGCCTTACGTCCGCTGCGGTCTCGTCTTCCCCCGTCATCGACACCCACACCCACTTCTACGACCCTTCCCGCCCGCAGGGCGTGCCGTGGCCTTCGAAGAACGATCCGCTGCTGTACCGAACTGTCCTGCCGGCGGAGTTCAAGAAAATCGCCGTGCCGCTGGGCATCACCGGTACCGTTGTCGTCGAGGCCAGCCCGTGGGTGGAGGACAACCAGTTCGTCCTCGACTTGGCGAAGGACGAGCCTTTCATCGTCGGGCTGTGCGGGAACCTGACGCCGGGGGAGGCGGACTTCGCGCAGCATCTGGCGCGATTCTCTAAGAACCCGCTGTTCCGCGGCATCCGCATCGCCGGCGCGGACTGGGTCAAGCGGGTCGCCGACGACCGATTTATCGACGACCTCAAGCGGATGCTCGACGCCGACCTGCAACTGGACGTCAACACGGGCACCGCCAACCTGCCTGCGACGGCGAAGCTGGCGGATCGGCTGCCGGCTCTCCGCATGGTGCTGAACCATTGCGCCAATACGCCGATCGACGGCCAGGCCGTGAAGCCGGACTGGCTCGCCGGGATGAAAGCCCTCGGCGGCCGCAGGAACGTCTTTGCCAAGGTGTCGGGCGTGGTCGAAGGCACCGCCAAGCGCAACGGCGACGCGCCGGCCGACGTGGCGTTCTACAAGCCGGTGCTGGACGTGCTGTGGGAACAGTTCGGCGAAGACCGCCTGATCTTCGGCAGCAACTGGCCGGTCTCGGCGCGGTTCGCTCCGCTGGATCGCGTCGTCGGGATTGTTCGCGGCTACTTCGAGCCCAGGGGCCCCGCGGTGCTGGCGAAGGTCCTCGGCGGGAACGCCGCGACGGCATACAAATGCGTGAAGCGGTAG
- a CDS encoding RsmE family RNA methyltransferase yields MSRLKHNTPPSANRPTPDPLTESSASPPTGPSQRRYDAPGDEPLAIAVNLTLQETFRFDRGLSKRLRQREVNAKEAFTLRDGAGVYFRASLKEYDAKGGIALPYERMDRSPEATIDITLACAVLARHRMHLVVQKATELGVRRIVPLLTDCSVPPENVEQEQAHAWPSHILRATKQCRRSSLPHLLAPTTLDAFLTSPLYAATDLRLFLDDRVDPLPTPADKPKRVILLVGPEGGFSDAEREKLSRHARPWVLGGRVLRAETAVLVGLTAVHMRWGDFT; encoded by the coding sequence ATGAGCAGACTCAAACACAATACCCCTCCTTCCGCAAACCGACCAACGCCTGATCCGTTAACCGAGTCTTCAGCTTCCCCGCCGACAGGCCCGTCTCAGCGTCGTTACGACGCGCCCGGCGACGAGCCCCTCGCCATCGCCGTCAACCTGACCCTCCAGGAGACGTTTCGCTTCGACCGTGGCCTGTCCAAGCGTCTGCGGCAGCGCGAGGTGAATGCCAAGGAAGCATTCACCCTCCGCGACGGTGCCGGTGTCTACTTTCGGGCCAGCCTGAAGGAGTACGACGCCAAGGGTGGCATCGCGTTGCCGTACGAGCGGATGGACCGATCGCCGGAGGCGACGATCGACATCACGCTCGCGTGTGCCGTCCTCGCCCGCCACCGCATGCACCTGGTCGTGCAGAAGGCGACGGAACTCGGTGTTCGGCGGATCGTTCCGCTGCTGACGGACTGCTCCGTTCCGCCGGAGAATGTGGAGCAGGAGCAGGCGCACGCCTGGCCTAGCCACATTTTGCGGGCAACCAAGCAGTGTCGGCGGTCGTCGCTGCCGCACCTCCTGGCCCCGACCACGCTCGACGCATTCCTCACGTCGCCACTGTACGCGGCGACCGACCTGCGGCTGTTTCTCGACGACCGCGTCGACCCGCTGCCTACCCCCGCCGACAAGCCGAAGCGCGTCATCCTGCTCGTCGGGCCTGAGGGCGGCTTTTCCGATGCCGAGCGAGAAAAGCTCTCCCGCCACGCCCGACCATGGGTGCTCGGCGGGCGCGTGCTTCGGGCGGAGACGGCGGTGCTCGTGGGGCTGACGGCGGTGCACATGAGATGGGGAGACTTCACGTGA
- a CDS encoding DUF7133 domain-containing protein, with translation MKHSKTSVILSSAVAIAIAGATALLAADKSPAVPAPKAAAKATGDTKAGGTKKGDAGKLVPENLAIGKVVSASSYQNDGLKATMAVDGDEGTRWCAENGSVPQWLAVDLGSPQDLSGAEITWEASADKYAFKLEGSADGKAWSALAEKSYEAGATSQLKFDAKGVRHVRVTVNGTKPGAWASLKELDVFGTKLVAAAEKAKAKQGKKAGNDAPPTPESVKAPAGWDVKIFGAPPEVNYCTTICATITGDVFVGIDEQGSLGKEAGRGRVVRMRDLDGDGKADDIVTFAKMDHPRGVWADGKDVYVLHPPTLTKYTDENGDGISDKSEVLIKGIANEQIQAGRGADHTTNGFAVGPDGWIYIAMGDFGTPKATGKDGTELQMHGGGVVRIRLDGTGLEKYSFGQRNIYDVAVDPFMNVFTRDNTNDGGGWNVRLSYIVPSGNYGYPRMFMRFGDEIIQPLNDFGGGSPCGSLFVDEPSLPPIANGLLTVEWGASKVWKHPLTPQSAGYGPSSQEQFLGLSRPTDIDYDGRGNFFVASWANGSFSYSGANVGFVGRVSPTGYKAAVLPDVARAADDDLVKLLMSPSMKLREAAQREAVRRGTKPATIEGLKALVTGKGLLQGRVAAMLTLKQIAGDNANAFLATAAADLDIRELALRALADKKNDPTAPLPPFIAGCKDANPRVRLISAWGLGRLGRAEGASALVPLTGDADPLIRHVAITALVELKAADVCLDAVNGNDAVTTGVLLALQRMHGEEKLGDVALGEKVVAGLTQKLQSAAEPALKSSLYRSLCRMYFQEAAWDGSTWWGTRPDTSGPYYKTAEWAATPKVRALLEAGLANEKGDVVRQLVVDMQRHKIDTPAVAAFITSEAKKDPKFRQMLIESLSSAQAGLTRDQIALLKSVSLDASIEPAQRVTAMRVLSKSQKDNDSRAALTDVLAAIVADAKPEASIAALLDESIRDARNGADVPYFAKLAESDKPEARELAYSVLVSIAKGKLTKGDQQAKAAAAVELAWKKPVQTASLLRAIGRTKTVDYREQVQAHTADKTPEVATAAAYAAERIGLKGTGVPAGPTIEQTGYEKTLAFTTKAKGNAEKGKELFTRVGCVGCHTVSASEPPKGPYLGGILERYNRAELTESIVKPNAKISQGFETQWFKLKGAEDDIIEGFVTREAGNELELRNAAGVAQIIKTSDIVKRGKRETSIMPEGLVNALTPQDLADLLEYLGSLKK, from the coding sequence ATGAAGCATTCGAAGACCTCCGTGATTCTTTCGTCGGCTGTCGCCATTGCCATTGCCGGTGCGACGGCGCTGCTTGCTGCTGACAAGTCGCCTGCCGTTCCTGCTCCCAAAGCGGCGGCCAAGGCCACCGGCGACACCAAGGCCGGCGGCACCAAAAAAGGGGACGCTGGCAAGCTGGTCCCCGAGAACCTCGCCATCGGCAAGGTGGTCTCTGCGTCGAGCTATCAGAACGACGGCCTGAAGGCGACGATGGCCGTGGACGGCGACGAAGGCACGCGCTGGTGCGCCGAGAATGGTTCGGTGCCGCAGTGGCTGGCGGTCGATCTGGGCTCGCCGCAGGATCTCTCCGGTGCCGAGATCACCTGGGAAGCGTCGGCAGACAAATACGCGTTCAAGCTCGAAGGCTCCGCCGACGGCAAAGCCTGGTCGGCGCTGGCCGAGAAGTCGTACGAAGCGGGTGCGACATCGCAGCTGAAGTTCGACGCCAAGGGCGTCCGCCATGTCCGCGTGACGGTAAACGGCACCAAGCCCGGCGCCTGGGCGAGCCTGAAAGAACTGGACGTCTTCGGCACCAAGCTGGTGGCCGCTGCCGAAAAGGCCAAGGCCAAGCAGGGCAAAAAGGCCGGCAACGACGCGCCCCCCACGCCCGAGAGTGTGAAGGCCCCCGCCGGCTGGGATGTGAAGATCTTCGGCGCCCCGCCGGAGGTGAACTACTGCACGACCATCTGCGCCACGATCACCGGCGACGTATTTGTGGGGATCGACGAGCAGGGCTCGCTCGGCAAAGAAGCCGGTCGCGGCCGCGTCGTCCGCATGCGCGACCTCGACGGCGACGGCAAAGCCGATGACATCGTCACCTTCGCCAAGATGGACCATCCCCGCGGTGTCTGGGCCGACGGCAAGGACGTCTACGTCCTGCATCCGCCGACGCTCACCAAGTACACCGACGAGAACGGCGACGGCATTTCCGACAAGAGCGAAGTGTTGATCAAGGGGATCGCCAACGAGCAGATCCAGGCCGGCCGCGGCGCTGACCACACGACCAATGGATTCGCCGTCGGCCCCGACGGTTGGATCTACATCGCGATGGGCGACTTCGGCACCCCCAAGGCCACCGGCAAGGACGGCACCGAACTGCAGATGCACGGCGGCGGCGTGGTGCGCATTCGTCTCGATGGCACCGGGCTGGAGAAATACTCCTTCGGCCAGCGCAACATCTACGACGTCGCGGTCGACCCGTTCATGAACGTCTTCACCCGCGACAACACCAACGACGGCGGCGGGTGGAACGTTCGCCTCAGCTACATCGTGCCGAGCGGCAACTACGGCTATCCCCGCATGTTCATGCGGTTCGGCGACGAGATCATCCAGCCGCTGAACGACTTTGGTGGCGGTTCGCCGTGCGGATCGCTCTTTGTCGATGAACCCAGCCTGCCCCCGATCGCCAACGGCCTGCTGACCGTCGAATGGGGCGCGAGCAAGGTCTGGAAGCACCCGCTCACGCCGCAGAGCGCGGGTTACGGGCCGTCGTCGCAGGAGCAGTTCCTGGGGCTGTCGCGTCCGACCGATATCGACTACGACGGCCGCGGTAATTTCTTCGTCGCGAGCTGGGCCAATGGCAGCTTCAGCTACAGCGGAGCGAACGTCGGCTTTGTCGGCCGGGTGTCGCCGACGGGGTATAAAGCCGCCGTCCTGCCCGATGTCGCCCGCGCGGCGGACGACGACCTGGTGAAGCTGCTGATGTCCCCGAGCATGAAGCTGCGCGAAGCGGCGCAGCGGGAGGCCGTCCGTCGTGGCACAAAGCCGGCGACGATTGAAGGGCTCAAGGCGCTGGTCACCGGCAAGGGCCTGCTCCAGGGCCGGGTCGCCGCGATGCTGACGCTCAAGCAAATCGCCGGCGACAACGCCAACGCGTTTCTCGCGACGGCGGCCGCCGATCTGGATATCCGCGAGTTGGCGCTGCGAGCGCTGGCCGACAAGAAGAACGACCCGACCGCCCCGCTGCCGCCATTCATCGCCGGCTGCAAAGACGCCAACCCGCGTGTGCGCCTGATTTCGGCGTGGGGGCTCGGCCGACTGGGTCGCGCCGAAGGCGCTTCGGCACTGGTGCCACTCACCGGCGATGCCGACCCGCTGATCCGTCATGTCGCGATCACGGCGCTGGTCGAGCTGAAAGCCGCAGACGTCTGCCTGGACGCTGTCAACGGCAATGACGCTGTCACGACCGGCGTCCTGCTGGCGCTGCAGCGGATGCACGGCGAAGAAAAGCTGGGCGATGTGGCGCTGGGCGAGAAGGTGGTCGCCGGGCTGACGCAGAAGCTGCAATCGGCCGCCGAACCTGCCCTCAAATCGTCGCTGTATCGTTCGCTCTGCCGCATGTACTTCCAGGAAGCGGCGTGGGACGGCAGCACTTGGTGGGGCACACGGCCGGACACGTCGGGCCCCTACTACAAGACCGCCGAGTGGGCCGCCACGCCGAAGGTGCGGGCGCTGCTCGAAGCAGGCCTCGCCAACGAGAAAGGCGATGTCGTACGGCAGTTGGTCGTCGACATGCAGCGACACAAGATCGATACGCCTGCCGTTGCCGCATTCATCACCAGCGAAGCGAAGAAGGACCCCAAGTTCCGCCAGATGCTGATCGAAAGCCTGTCGTCGGCGCAGGCCGGCCTGACCCGCGACCAGATCGCTCTGCTGAAGTCGGTGTCGCTCGATGCGAGCATTGAACCGGCGCAGCGCGTGACGGCGATGCGCGTGCTGTCGAAGTCTCAGAAAGACAACGACTCGCGAGCGGCGCTGACGGACGTGCTGGCTGCGATCGTCGCCGATGCCAAGCCCGAGGCATCGATCGCCGCCCTGCTCGACGAATCGATCCGCGACGCCCGCAACGGCGCGGATGTCCCGTACTTTGCCAAGCTCGCCGAGTCGGACAAGCCCGAAGCGCGTGAGCTGGCCTATTCAGTGCTCGTGAGCATCGCGAAGGGGAAACTCACCAAGGGCGACCAACAGGCGAAAGCCGCCGCCGCTGTCGAGCTTGCGTGGAAAAAGCCGGTGCAGACGGCGAGCCTGCTGCGGGCGATCGGCCGGACCAAGACCGTGGACTACCGCGAGCAGGTGCAGGCCCACACCGCCGACAAGACGCCGGAAGTTGCGACTGCCGCCGCGTACGCCGCCGAGCGCATCGGCCTGAAGGGCACCGGCGTTCCCGCCGGCCCGACGATCGAGCAGACCGGTTATGAGAAGACGCTGGCGTTTACGACGAAGGCCAAGGGGAACGCCGAGAAGGGCAAGGAGTTGTTCACCCGTGTCGGCTGCGTCGGCTGTCACACGGTATCGGCGAGCGAGCCGCCGAAGGGCCCGTATCTCGGCGGCATCCTCGAGCGGTACAACCGCGCCGAGCTGACCGAGAGCATCGTGAAGCCCAACGCCAAGATCTCGCAGGGCTTCGAGACGCAGTGGTTCAAGCTCAAGGGTGCCGAGGATGACATCATCGAAGGCTTCGTTACGAGAGAAGCCGGCAACGAACTGGAACTGCGAAACGCCGCCGGCGTGGCCCAGATCATCAAGACGTCGGACATCGTCAAGCGCGGCAAGCGCGAGACGTCGATCATGCCCGAAGGTTTGGTGAACGCCCTGACGCCGCAGGACTTGGCGGATTTGCTGGAGTATCTGGGGTCGTTGAAGAAGTGA